A genomic region of Fodinisporobacter ferrooxydans contains the following coding sequences:
- a CDS encoding CaiB/BaiF CoA transferase family protein: MGRLPLEGVKVLDVSTMIAAPFGAVLLGDFGADIIKVEMPGKGDTLRSVGPFLDKEPLRWPGLSRNKKSLTLDLHKPEGIEIFKKLAAKVDIIIENFRPGTLEKWGAGYEELKKINPNLVMVRVSGYGQTGPYREKAGFGTPATAFSGYTYLQGFPDRHPVSPSFSLTDYITGIYVAFAAVTAVYYRDVNPEGSGQMVDIALYESVFRMMEFLIAEHDQLGKVRERAPGLFGHSSPSGTFQTKDGQWVVLVTSTDSTFERLAKAMDREDMLSDPKFHINAKRLENNDETNQIVADWILTMNRDELLQRLDEYGVPVSPILSIKDIFENPQYKARENIIEVKHPRLGQIKVPGIVPKFEKTPGSIRHVAPDLGEHNNEILSSFLGLNPKEIEELRENGVI; encoded by the coding sequence ATGGGACGTTTGCCACTCGAAGGAGTCAAAGTACTGGATGTTTCTACGATGATTGCAGCTCCCTTTGGAGCCGTGCTGTTGGGCGACTTTGGGGCTGATATTATTAAAGTTGAAATGCCTGGAAAAGGTGACACGCTGCGGAGTGTGGGGCCATTTCTGGACAAAGAACCGCTCCGGTGGCCGGGATTATCCAGAAATAAGAAATCCCTGACATTGGATTTGCATAAACCGGAAGGCATTGAAATTTTTAAAAAGCTGGCGGCGAAAGTGGATATTATCATCGAAAATTTCCGGCCAGGCACATTGGAAAAATGGGGTGCCGGGTATGAAGAATTGAAAAAAATCAATCCGAATTTAGTCATGGTGCGGGTATCCGGATATGGCCAGACAGGACCTTATCGGGAAAAAGCAGGCTTTGGCACACCGGCGACGGCGTTTAGCGGGTATACGTATCTGCAAGGATTTCCAGATCGGCACCCGGTAAGCCCGTCCTTTTCCCTTACGGATTATATTACCGGAATCTACGTAGCATTCGCTGCTGTGACAGCCGTGTATTACCGCGATGTAAATCCGGAAGGCAGCGGCCAAATGGTGGATATCGCACTATATGAATCGGTATTTCGCATGATGGAGTTCTTGATTGCCGAACACGATCAGCTTGGCAAGGTAAGGGAGAGGGCGCCTGGTTTATTTGGACACTCAAGTCCGTCCGGCACATTTCAAACCAAAGATGGTCAGTGGGTTGTGCTCGTCACAAGCACCGATTCTACCTTTGAGCGGCTAGCCAAAGCAATGGACAGGGAAGACATGTTGTCAGATCCCAAATTCCATATCAATGCCAAACGCCTGGAAAATAATGATGAGACAAATCAGATTGTGGCCGATTGGATCCTCACCATGAACCGGGACGAACTGCTGCAAAGGCTGGATGAGTATGGCGTGCCTGTGAGTCCTATTTTAAGTATCAAGGATATTTTTGAAAATCCGCAGTACAAAGCACGGGAAAATATTATTGAAGTAAAACATCCGCGATTGGGTCAGATTAAAGTCCCGGGGATTGTCCCGAAATTTGAAAAAACGCCTGGAAGCATCAGACATGTAGCGCCTGATTTAGGTGAGCATAACAATGAAATTCTCAGCAGTTTTTTAGGGTTAAATCCAAAAGAAATCGAGGAATTGCGCGAGAACGGTGTCATTTGA
- a CDS encoding Gfo/Idh/MocA family protein, protein MKTVTIALIGGGYAAFLHANGYAKVHGVRVRLKTIVDIDVEKVQEFAKKYGIEQVTANFDEVLQDDEIDVIDIVTPPHLHIKFALKALKAGKHVICEKPLTGYFGEADDEKPIGMKVSKAKMYETVLKEIEEAREIVKSSNRMFMYAENYIYCPSIVKAAEIIRSKKSKLLFMKGEESLRGSSSPVAGMWEKTGGGSLIRMGCHPLSGVLWLKQVEAQARNEEISVTSVTADMGNIGKTLTAHEKRHLTSNPIDVEDFSNVTITFSDGTKAVVMASDNVLGGVKNYVEIYANDGAIMCNITPADNLKTYFLDQDGLDDVYFSEMQPEKTGWNPVFVADEILRGYTFELQEFAECAAYGRKPLSDIDLAYETTKVIYAAYLSASEGRKVTF, encoded by the coding sequence ATGAAAACTGTTACTATAGCTTTAATAGGCGGCGGCTATGCGGCTTTTTTACATGCCAATGGATATGCAAAGGTGCATGGTGTACGTGTCAGGCTAAAAACGATAGTTGATATTGATGTGGAGAAAGTGCAAGAGTTTGCCAAAAAATACGGAATCGAACAAGTTACTGCGAATTTTGACGAGGTATTACAAGATGATGAAATTGATGTAATAGATATCGTGACGCCACCACATTTACACATAAAATTTGCTTTAAAAGCATTAAAAGCTGGGAAACACGTGATATGTGAAAAACCATTAACAGGTTATTTCGGTGAAGCAGATGATGAGAAACCGATAGGAATGAAAGTTTCCAAAGCCAAAATGTATGAAACGGTACTGAAAGAAATAGAAGAAGCCAGGGAAATTGTTAAGTCGAGCAATAGGATGTTTATGTATGCTGAAAACTATATATATTGCCCAAGCATAGTAAAGGCTGCGGAAATTATCCGAAGCAAAAAAAGCAAGCTGTTGTTTATGAAGGGGGAAGAAAGTTTAAGGGGCTCATCTTCACCGGTAGCAGGCATGTGGGAAAAAACGGGCGGCGGTTCACTCATTCGAATGGGATGTCATCCGCTTTCCGGGGTTTTATGGTTAAAACAGGTGGAAGCGCAAGCGAGAAATGAAGAAATTTCGGTGACAAGCGTGACTGCAGATATGGGGAACATCGGTAAGACATTAACGGCGCACGAAAAGAGGCACCTAACCAGTAATCCAATCGATGTAGAAGATTTTTCTAATGTTACCATTACCTTTTCGGATGGAACAAAAGCTGTGGTAATGGCAAGTGACAACGTATTAGGCGGAGTGAAAAACTACGTCGAGATCTATGCGAATGATGGCGCCATTATGTGTAATATCACACCTGCGGACAATTTGAAAACGTATTTTCTTGATCAGGACGGCTTGGATGATGTCTATTTTTCCGAAATGCAGCCGGAAAAGACAGGATGGAATCCTGTGTTTGTCGCAGACGAAATTTTGCGGGGCTATACATTCGAACTCCAAGAGTTTGCAGAGTGTGCTGCATACGGCAGAAAGCCGCTGTCGGACATTGATTTGGCGTATGAAACCACAAAAGTTATTTACGCAGCCTATCTATCGGCAAGCGAAGGCAGAAAAGTTACTTTTTAA
- a CDS encoding acyl-CoA dehydrogenase family protein produces MDFQLTNEQKELQKFARDLAKAKFAEKAFTWDEKGEPPFEHAKILAHHGLLGITVPEEDGGAGGTLFDALLVMEAVAQICPHTADMIQVGNFGGIRQLAAYGSPALKKRILPTILGGEKMISAAMSEPDAGSASTDLRTTARIDGDKVVINGSKIFNTNGPFNSYYVVWVRFGNDVRSSGAILVERGAPGFTVGKLERHMSGEAHCALYFDNCEVPVENILVREDGFRKLFPVFNIERLGNAIRSLSLAQAAFDMAVEHAKVRRQFDRPLCEFQGLQWKFAEMKIKLEAARLMIYRAAANAEKQPPTAMDTAMAKAFANQSAFEVVNEALQIFGGYGYSTEYPIEYLFRRIRGWMIAGGTIEILKNKIAEGIFERSFSQRPPKAK; encoded by the coding sequence ATGGATTTTCAATTGACAAATGAACAAAAGGAATTGCAAAAATTTGCGAGGGATCTGGCGAAAGCAAAATTTGCAGAAAAGGCATTCACTTGGGATGAAAAAGGGGAGCCGCCGTTTGAACATGCAAAAATATTGGCACACCATGGGTTGCTTGGAATTACCGTTCCGGAAGAGGACGGGGGAGCCGGGGGAACCTTGTTTGACGCGCTGTTAGTGATGGAAGCTGTCGCACAAATTTGTCCACATACTGCCGATATGATTCAGGTGGGGAATTTTGGGGGGATTCGGCAGTTAGCTGCATATGGTTCTCCCGCTTTGAAAAAACGGATTCTTCCAACAATTCTTGGTGGAGAAAAGATGATATCCGCCGCGATGAGCGAGCCGGATGCCGGATCTGCTTCCACTGATCTGAGGACGACCGCGCGTATTGATGGGGACAAAGTGGTCATAAACGGAAGCAAAATCTTCAATACAAACGGGCCGTTCAATTCGTACTATGTGGTTTGGGTACGCTTCGGGAACGATGTGCGCTCTTCCGGGGCGATTCTTGTGGAACGGGGGGCGCCAGGATTTACCGTGGGAAAACTGGAGCGTCATATGTCAGGGGAAGCGCACTGTGCTTTGTATTTTGACAATTGCGAGGTACCCGTCGAGAACATATTGGTGCGGGAAGATGGTTTCCGCAAGCTGTTTCCTGTTTTCAATATTGAGCGGTTAGGCAACGCAATTCGCTCGCTTTCACTGGCACAGGCTGCATTCGATATGGCGGTTGAACACGCCAAGGTCAGACGGCAATTTGATCGTCCCCTCTGTGAATTCCAAGGACTGCAGTGGAAATTTGCCGAAATGAAAATCAAGCTGGAAGCTGCCAGACTGATGATTTACCGTGCCGCGGCAAATGCGGAGAAACAGCCGCCAACGGCGATGGATACGGCGATGGCGAAAGCGTTTGCGAATCAGTCTGCCTTTGAAGTCGTAAACGAAGCCCTGCAAATTTTTGGCGGCTACGGATATTCGACCGAATACCCGATTGAATATTTATTTCGGCGGATCCGTGGGTGGATGATTGCAGGGGGAACCATTGAGATCCTCAAAAACAAAATTGCAGAAGGCATCTTTGAACGCAGTTTCAGTCAAAGGCCGCCAAAGGCGAAATAG
- a CDS encoding sugar phosphate isomerase/epimerase family protein, whose protein sequence is MTRQFSLAHLTVLGCTPPEMTYIAARTGYDFVSFRPIDLGTPNEPKYPLAEDKVMMRQTKAALAETGVKLLDIELARIYDGVDPKIYLPAMEVAAELGGRHILTSAWTEDRNFVIDCFSELCDLAKPFGLTVDFEFVTWASVTTLKEAVDIVSAANRENAGIMVDTLHFNRSHVRLEELDSVPREWFHFAHVCDAPKEIPTTREGLLHTGRAERLYVGEGGIDIAAILNRMPEIPYSLELPHVKRVQELGYEEFARRCLQTAKDYLDTHSSPCNR, encoded by the coding sequence ATGACAAGACAATTTTCACTGGCTCACCTTACAGTGCTTGGCTGTACGCCTCCGGAAATGACTTATATAGCCGCACGAACCGGCTATGATTTCGTCAGTTTTCGGCCCATCGATCTGGGAACTCCCAACGAGCCGAAATATCCGTTAGCCGAAGACAAGGTGATGATGCGACAAACCAAAGCTGCACTGGCCGAAACGGGCGTAAAGCTGCTCGACATCGAACTTGCGCGCATCTATGATGGCGTTGATCCGAAAATCTATCTTCCTGCCATGGAAGTTGCGGCTGAATTGGGCGGGCGTCATATTCTTACCAGCGCTTGGACCGAAGATCGAAATTTCGTGATTGATTGCTTTTCCGAACTTTGCGATCTGGCCAAACCGTTCGGCCTGACGGTGGATTTCGAATTCGTCACATGGGCGAGTGTCACGACTCTCAAGGAAGCTGTCGATATTGTCAGCGCTGCTAACCGGGAAAATGCCGGCATCATGGTTGATACGCTTCATTTCAACCGTTCGCACGTCAGGCTTGAGGAGCTGGATTCGGTGCCGCGGGAATGGTTCCACTTCGCACATGTTTGCGACGCGCCTAAAGAGATTCCGACCACGCGCGAAGGCTTGCTCCATACCGGACGTGCAGAGCGCCTGTATGTGGGCGAGGGTGGCATTGATATTGCTGCCATCCTAAATCGGATGCCCGAGATTCCCTATTCGTTGGAGCTGCCGCACGTCAAGCGTGTTCAGGAATTAGGTTATGAGGAATTTGCGCGGCGCTGTTTGCAAACCGCAAAGGACTATCTCGATACTCACTCATCTCCATGCAATCGGTGA
- a CDS encoding MFS transporter, with translation MFWFKFYRDPKDSRYINQAEMEYIRQGGGLAETAGTVKTLNLAHLRHLFNHRQLWGIYIGQFANTSTLFFFLTWFPTYLVSAKHMQFLKAGFLGSIPYIAAFLGVIFSGYLSDRMLRRGFSTGASRKTPIITGLLLACAIILANYTTSTSMIITIMSVAFFAQGMSAISWTLVSDIAPSELVGLAGGVFNFMGNLAGIVTPLVVGIIVNATHSFSGALVFISVVALIGALSYIFIAGKIQRIEINE, from the coding sequence ATTTTTTGGTTTAAGTTTTATCGGGATCCCAAGGATAGCCGCTATATCAACCAGGCAGAGATGGAGTATATTCGCCAAGGCGGCGGACTTGCCGAAACAGCAGGCACGGTAAAAACATTGAATCTGGCACATTTGCGGCATCTGTTTAATCATCGGCAGCTCTGGGGGATTTATATCGGTCAGTTTGCCAATACATCCACGCTGTTCTTTTTCCTGACGTGGTTCCCGACATATCTTGTGTCAGCAAAGCACATGCAGTTTCTGAAAGCCGGATTTTTAGGATCGATTCCGTACATTGCGGCATTTTTGGGTGTAATATTCAGCGGGTATTTGTCAGACCGGATGTTGCGGCGCGGATTTTCCACAGGAGCATCCCGCAAAACTCCGATTATTACAGGCTTGCTGCTTGCCTGTGCGATCATCTTGGCCAACTATACGACTTCCACGAGCATGATAATCACGATCATGTCAGTGGCATTTTTTGCACAAGGCATGTCAGCGATTTCATGGACATTGGTATCGGATATCGCACCGAGTGAATTAGTCGGCTTGGCAGGCGGGGTATTTAACTTTATGGGGAATCTGGCGGGAATAGTTACACCTCTTGTCGTAGGAATCATCGTCAATGCCACCCATTCGTTTTCCGGAGCCTTGGTTTTCATAAGTGTAGTCGCGCTGATTGGAGCGTTGTCTTATATCTTTATTGCAGGTAAAATTCAACGGATTGAAATAAACGAGTAG
- the aroQ gene encoding type II 3-dehydroquinate dehydratase — protein MKKILMLHGINHNMFGKRDPVQYGTITLDQINERLNELAKELGVEVESFQTNHEGEMCERIHQAFFENTDAVIINAGAWTHYSYGLRDALAILTVPIIEIHMSNIHAREEFRHHSVFAEIAKGQICGFGVDSYLLGLRAAVAAIE, from the coding sequence ATGAAAAAGATTCTTATGCTGCACGGAATTAATCACAACATGTTCGGGAAGAGGGATCCTGTGCAATATGGCACGATTACACTTGATCAAATCAACGAGCGACTGAATGAGCTTGCAAAAGAGCTAGGTGTTGAGGTGGAGAGTTTTCAGACCAATCATGAAGGCGAGATGTGCGAACGGATTCATCAGGCCTTTTTCGAGAATACGGATGCCGTTATCATCAATGCCGGAGCATGGACCCATTATAGCTACGGCTTGCGGGATGCCCTTGCGATTCTCACGGTACCCATTATTGAGATTCATATGTCAAATATTCATGCAAGAGAAGAGTTTCGGCATCATTCTGTTTTTGCTGAAATCGCAAAAGGCCAAATCTGCGGATTTGGGGTCGACAGCTACCTCCTTGGCCTGCGGGCAGCCGTTGCGGCCATCGAATAG